The nucleotide sequence AGAATTAAACGAAATTATCCTGCATATCCGCTTTAAACAAAATGAAGCGAGGTTGCAACAGGAAACCTTGGGTATTGTTGGTGTCAATCTTATTTACGGTGCATTTTACAAATATGACAAGCCTAGAAAATTACTAAAATACCTTTATGACCATATTGACAAGGATACGGTTGAAATAGATATGGTTAATTTTTCTGGACCTAATTTTGCAGAAGTCGATAACAGGTTAATGAGTTTACAGCTTGTTAAGAATGATATGACCGATGCCGTAATGTTTGGACCTGATGGCAATAATCTTTTGCCGGCGACCATTCTTTACAAAAAAAATATTTTGGCTTTACGAGGTAGCTTTAGACCGGTGACCAAGGTTAATATGGATATGTTTAAAAAATCCTATGAAATATTCATCAGGGAGCCCAGTGTTGAGGAGGAGAATACCGTAGTAATTTTTGAAATTACCCTTTCCAACCTTCGAGCTTCCGGAGAGATAGACGAACAGGATTTTATGGATCGGGCGGAACTATTATGTTCTTTGGGCCACACGGTAATGATTTCGAAATTTCAGGAATACTTTAAACTCGTTGAATATTTTAGCAATTATACCAAATCCAAGATTGGCCTTACCATGGGGGTAAACAATTTGGTCGATATTTTTGATGAAAAATACTACCGCCATCTTAGTGGTGGTATCCTAGAGGCATTTGGTAAATTATTCTTTAAAGATCTTAAAGTTTACCTATATCCAATGCGCAATGAGGAGACTGGTCAAATTATGACAAGTAACACCATAAAAGTCCATCCTAGAATGAAAGAATTGTACAAATTCTTCAAATACAATGGCAAGGTCATGGACATTATAGATTACGACCCGGAAATACTACATGTTTTCTCCAGGGATGTTCTCAAAAAAATAATCAACGGCGAAGAAGGTTGGGAATCCGTGCTTCCTGAGGGAATTGCGGAAATTATAAAAAAGAAGAAACTTTTTATTCGTAAACCCATAGAGGAAGAACAGGAAAAAGTGTAACACATCAAAAATCTTTAACAAGGGGCTGTCTTAATATTTTAATTTAGGATAGCCCCTTGTTTATATACCTCCCTTTATAGAAGTTGTGCAGCGTGATCTTTGGTCTTTACCTTGTCTATCACCTTTTCTACAACGCCGTCCCCATCAATTACAAAAGTCATTCTGTGAATACCGTCATATTTTTTTCCCATGAACTGTTTTGGCCCCCAAACCCCAAAAATATTAATGACGGTATGGTCTTCATCCGCTAATAATGGAAAGGGAAATTGATATTTATTTTTAAAATTTAGTTGACGTTTCTGTGAATCGGCGCTGACACCTAGGAGCTCATAACCTTCAGCTTTTAGTTCGGCATAATTATCCCGTAAATTACAGGCTTCAGCCGTACATCCGGGAGTACTTGCCTTTGGATAGAAAAAGACAATTAACTTTTTATCTTTATAGTCGGAAAGATTAATAATATTACCGTTTTCATCCTTGGCCGAAAATGTGGGCACCTTATCCCCTACTTTTAAAGTCTTCATAGTTAAATTTTAAGTAAATTTATATTTAAAACACACCCAAACGAATGGGCGTTGCTATATTTATATTTTTATAAAATTACGCAATAAATGACGAAAGCGGAAAAAGTAAACTTTGCCATTGAAACTTTACAAACAATATATCCAACCATCCCAGTTCCGTTAGACCACAAAGACCCTTATACGCTACTTATTGCAGTATTATTATCTGCGCAAAGTACAGATGTTAGGGTTAATCAGATTACGCCTTTACTCTTTGCCAGGGCAGATAATCCATATGACATGGTAAAAATGACAGCTGAAGAAATAAGGGAAATTATTAAGCCCGTTGGACTATCACCAATGAAATCCAAAGGAATCTATGGACTATCCAAAATCCTAATTGAAAAATATGACGGACAGGTTCCACAAGAAATGGAACTTTTGGAACAATTACCTGCAGTAGGTCATAAAACAGCAAGCGTGGTGGTCTCCCAAGCCTTTGGTATACCGGCTTTTCCGGTAGATACCCACATACATAGACTTATGTACCGCTGGGGGTTTTCCAATGGTAAAAATGTAGTACAAACTGAAAGAGATGCGAAAAGATTGTTCCCGAGAAAATTATGGAACGAC is from Arenibacter algicola and encodes:
- a CDS encoding nicotinate-nucleotide adenylyltransferase, which gives rise to MSNIFKKEIAFTNVPSIKAKTLRINLNPDIYGTFSEIGAGQETSAHFFRSGGASGTIAKAMSAYDKDFSDAIYGIEEDGRYVTQSRLKKMLAHEMENMDNRISREKHPDRLFFSYANTVATIDFSKRYKGHGWIGIRYQLDPKQKELNEIILHIRFKQNEARLQQETLGIVGVNLIYGAFYKYDKPRKLLKYLYDHIDKDTVEIDMVNFSGPNFAEVDNRLMSLQLVKNDMTDAVMFGPDGNNLLPATILYKKNILALRGSFRPVTKVNMDMFKKSYEIFIREPSVEEENTVVIFEITLSNLRASGEIDEQDFMDRAELLCSLGHTVMISKFQEYFKLVEYFSNYTKSKIGLTMGVNNLVDIFDEKYYRHLSGGILEAFGKLFFKDLKVYLYPMRNEETGQIMTSNTIKVHPRMKELYKFFKYNGKVMDIIDYDPEILHVFSRDVLKKIINGEEGWESVLPEGIAEIIKKKKLFIRKPIEEEQEKV
- the bcp gene encoding thioredoxin-dependent thiol peroxidase — encoded protein: MKTLKVGDKVPTFSAKDENGNIINLSDYKDKKLIVFFYPKASTPGCTAEACNLRDNYAELKAEGYELLGVSADSQKRQLNFKNKYQFPFPLLADEDHTVINIFGVWGPKQFMGKKYDGIHRMTFVIDGDGVVEKVIDKVKTKDHAAQLL
- a CDS encoding endonuclease III domain-containing protein, with the translated sequence MTKAEKVNFAIETLQTIYPTIPVPLDHKDPYTLLIAVLLSAQSTDVRVNQITPLLFARADNPYDMVKMTAEEIREIIKPVGLSPMKSKGIYGLSKILIEKYDGQVPQEMELLEQLPAVGHKTASVVVSQAFGIPAFPVDTHIHRLMYRWGFSNGKNVVQTERDAKRLFPRKLWNDLHLQIIWYGREYSPARGWNLEKDIITKTIGRKKVLDAYYKTKNPNA